One stretch of Pradoshia sp. D12 DNA includes these proteins:
- a CDS encoding DUF3231 family protein, protein MGILSGNPQKEPMHYGEVFAVWSQLMGAQAMIPGFQTLKNHTGDDDLKDLLDDMIANARSDVKQLQELLKHNGIALPPAPPEKPESQIEAIPPGARFTDQEVSGLVSADIAAGLVACAQAMAQCIREDIGLMFGQFHMKKAQFGAALLKINKEKGWLVPPPLHVVTTTD, encoded by the coding sequence ATGGGCATTTTAAGTGGAAATCCGCAAAAAGAACCAATGCATTATGGTGAGGTATTTGCTGTATGGTCACAATTAATGGGTGCACAGGCCATGATTCCTGGCTTTCAAACCCTTAAAAACCATACTGGTGATGATGATTTAAAAGATTTATTAGATGACATGATCGCCAATGCTAGATCAGATGTAAAACAACTGCAGGAATTACTAAAACATAATGGTATTGCTCTGCCGCCTGCACCACCTGAAAAACCGGAAAGCCAAATCGAGGCTATTCCTCCTGGTGCACGGTTTACAGATCAAGAGGTTTCTGGACTTGTATCGGCTGATATTGCTGCTGGACTCGTTGCCTGTGCTCAGGCAATGGCTCAATGTATTCGTGAAGACATCGGCTTAATGTTTGGACAATTCCATATGAAAAAGGCACAATTCGGGGCCGCATTATTAAAAATAAACAAAGAAAAAGGCTGGTTAGTTCCGCCTCCTCTTCATGTTGTAACGACAACTGACTAA
- a CDS encoding ArsR/SmtB family transcription factor produces MSWVMKTDHRMRCICEEGKQQLPAVHNEQSLLELAEMFKALGDSTRLEILSLLLIEDLCKCEIVTALSLPNSTVSHHIKIMEKGGVIKGRREGKYTIYRLCEERLESIISFLRKQ; encoded by the coding sequence ATGTCTTGGGTAATGAAAACAGATCATCGAATGCGCTGTATATGCGAAGAAGGTAAACAACAGCTACCAGCCGTTCATAATGAACAATCATTACTGGAGCTAGCAGAAATGTTTAAGGCACTTGGTGATTCTACTCGCCTGGAGATTCTGTCATTATTATTAATTGAAGATTTATGTAAATGTGAAATTGTTACAGCTCTTTCGCTTCCTAATTCCACGGTCAGCCATCATATTAAAATTATGGAAAAAGGCGGAGTTATTAAAGGAAGAAGAGAGGGGAAATATACAATTTATCGATTATGCGAAGAAAGGCTGGAGTCAATTATCAGCTTTTTACGTAAGCAGTAA
- a CDS encoding heme biosynthesis protein HemY has translation MNCKINRNAAKELKKLLSTEEADGKMIRVVISHMHGDHAHYDIELSTPTEHDEIVKTDKDIDVLLDKREEFLDGVWIKYFHLPEPGFEITNPHKGGHGHHH, from the coding sequence ATGAATTGTAAAATAAATCGGAATGCCGCCAAAGAATTAAAAAAATTATTGAGTACAGAGGAAGCCGACGGGAAAATGATTCGTGTAGTGATTTCCCATATGCATGGCGACCATGCTCACTATGATATTGAATTGAGTACACCAACTGAGCATGACGAAATTGTTAAGACTGATAAGGATATTGATGTCTTGCTTGATAAGCGAGAAGAATTCCTGGATGGAGTGTGGATTAAGTACTTCCATCTACCTGAACCAGGTTTTGAAATAACAAACCCTCATAAAGGCGGACATGGACACCATCATTAA